One Chloroflexota bacterium genomic window carries:
- a CDS encoding cytochrome C oxidase subunit I, translated as MANQKVKLFSLSFFRGVVFQIFGTLAGMGLVMLIRLLMGLPAWNAEPVWVGGAFVGVLTFLVGAGAFSDWAKMAFGEEVPEHIETDPNQPGWAKYFHISYDHKVIGIQYGVTSVLLLALAGTFALIFRTELAAAGLQVVELDMFNTLIGLHGMVMIASILLGVGAMSNYLVPLLIGASDMAFPRLNAFAYWINVPGALLVVSSLFLGGFDTGWTGYPPLSARAPLGMQMFFMGVYFIGFSSILGSLNIIVTTLRMRAKGMGFMRMPIFVWAAVSTALISLTATQLIGLSFQMVMFQRLFGMGFFDPAKGGNVILFQHLFWFYSHPAVYVFILPGLGIISELLPVFVRKPLFGYKWIAMSSLGIALVGFFVWAHHMFTSGMAEYLRVPFMYSTMLVAVPTGVKFFSWVGTMWRGKMTFETPMLFTLGAVSIFLLGGLTGPPNATVATDLHLHDTYWIVGHFHATMFGGFIFPFFAALYYWFPKITGKMYSEKLGKWHFWLMFPAFYVQSLGQMRVGLLGMRRRIADYDPALNFDFSHLLITIAGFVIAIAVTLFIINVIQSLKKGEVAPNNPWNSRSPEFFLPSPAPEHNYADYPFEVVGEPYDYGLADAPFVKFAAAPEAPAAD; from the coding sequence ATGGCAAATCAAAAAGTTAAGTTGTTTTCATTAAGTTTTTTCCGCGGTGTGGTTTTCCAAATTTTCGGCACATTGGCTGGGATGGGATTGGTAATGTTGATCCGTCTGCTGATGGGATTGCCCGCCTGGAATGCGGAGCCGGTTTGGGTGGGCGGCGCTTTTGTGGGCGTGCTCACCTTTCTGGTGGGTGCGGGCGCATTCAGCGATTGGGCTAAGATGGCCTTTGGCGAGGAAGTTCCTGAGCATATCGAGACCGACCCCAATCAACCCGGATGGGCGAAGTATTTCCATATTTCGTATGACCACAAGGTGATTGGCATTCAATACGGTGTGACTTCGGTCTTGTTGCTGGCGCTCGCCGGAACCTTCGCGTTGATCTTCCGCACCGAGTTGGCCGCGGCTGGTCTGCAAGTGGTCGAACTGGATATGTTCAACACCCTGATCGGCCTGCACGGTATGGTGATGATCGCTTCGATCTTGCTCGGTGTGGGTGCGATGTCGAATTATCTTGTCCCGCTGCTGATCGGCGCCAGCGATATGGCTTTCCCCCGTTTGAATGCTTTCGCCTACTGGATTAACGTCCCTGGCGCGCTGCTGGTGGTCAGCAGTCTCTTCCTCGGTGGGTTCGACACCGGTTGGACCGGCTACCCACCCCTGAGCGCGCGCGCTCCCCTGGGGATGCAGATGTTCTTCATGGGCGTGTACTTCATCGGGTTTTCATCCATTCTCGGCTCGCTGAATATCATCGTCACCACCCTGCGGATGCGCGCCAAAGGCATGGGTTTTATGCGCATGCCCATTTTTGTCTGGGCCGCCGTTTCCACCGCGCTAATCAGCCTGACAGCGACACAGTTAATCGGCCTGTCATTCCAGATGGTGATGTTCCAGCGCCTCTTTGGCATGGGTTTCTTCGACCCGGCGAAGGGCGGAAATGTGATTTTGTTCCAGCACTTGTTCTGGTTCTACTCGCATCCGGCGGTGTATGTCTTCATTTTGCCGGGCCTGGGCATTATCAGTGAGTTGCTGCCGGTTTTTGTGCGCAAGCCGCTCTTTGGCTACAAGTGGATTGCCATGTCATCGCTGGGCATCGCGCTGGTGGGCTTCTTTGTCTGGGCGCATCATATGTTCACCTCGGGCATGGCCGAATATTTGCGTGTTCCGTTTATGTACAGCACCATGCTGGTGGCTGTACCCACAGGAGTCAAATTCTTTAGCTGGGTCGGGACCATGTGGCGCGGCAAGATGACTTTTGAAACGCCGATGCTCTTCACATTGGGCGCGGTTTCGATCTTCTTGCTGGGCGGTCTCACTGGCCCGCCTAACGCCACCGTCGCCACCGACTTGCACCTTCACGATACCTACTGGATCGTGGGGCATTTCCACGCCACCATGTTCGGCGGTTTTATCTTCCCCTTCTTCGCTGCGCTTTACTACTGGTTCCCCAAGATCACGGGCAAGATGTACAGCGAAAAATTGGGTAAATGGCACTTTTGGCTGATGTTCCCGGCCTTCTATGTGCAATCGCTCGGCCAAATGCGCGTGGGCCTGCTGGGGATGCGCCGCCGTATCGCCGATTATGATCCGGCGCTCAATTTCGATTTTTCGCATCTGTTGATTACGATTGCCGGTTTCGTGATTGCTATTGCGGTGACGCTCTTCATCATCAATGTGATACAGAGCTTGAAGAAAGGCGAAGTTGCACCCAATAATCCCTGGAATTCGCGTTCACCGGAGTTTTTCTTGCCCTCGCCGGCTCCGGAGCATAACTATGCGGATTATCCCTTTGAGGTGGTTGGCGAGCCCTATGACTACGGGTTAGCGGATGCGCCGTTCGTGAAGTTTGCTGCTGCCCCCGAGGCACCCGCTGCTGATTGA
- a CDS encoding DUF4956 domain-containing protein: WSNYMNFTDPAPLSIPTLLFNLLLGLGLSVLLAIYYAKLGDSLTNRSKFAPILPLLSMITLLVISVVKSSLALSLGLVGALSIVRFRTAIKDPEELIFLFFAIAIGLGLGADQRIPTLAAFAVMMSYLLLRKLINKGFKLSTRNSLYLNIALPLESGSDETTFAYINELLGEELKSIDLRRFDTTANEMRLVFYFSARKADAIARISNRIHEKYAHATISVVEQNNLLGG, from the coding sequence CTGGAGTAATTATATGAATTTCACCGATCCCGCCCCGCTTTCCATCCCAACCTTGCTCTTCAATCTTTTGCTGGGTTTGGGCTTGTCTGTTCTGCTGGCAATCTACTACGCCAAACTCGGCGATTCGCTGACCAACCGCTCGAAGTTTGCCCCTATTTTGCCGCTGCTTTCCATGATTACGCTGCTAGTTATCTCGGTGGTGAAATCGTCGCTGGCGCTATCACTGGGGTTGGTCGGCGCGCTCTCGATTGTGCGCTTCCGCACGGCAATCAAAGACCCCGAGGAGTTGATCTTCCTGTTCTTCGCGATCGCCATCGGGCTAGGACTCGGCGCCGATCAGCGCATCCCAACACTGGCGGCGTTCGCCGTGATGATGAGCTATCTCTTGCTGCGCAAACTTATCAACAAAGGCTTCAAGCTCTCGACGCGCAACAGTCTGTATCTCAATATCGCTCTGCCTCTGGAATCAGGTAGCGATGAGACCACGTTTGCCTATATTAATGAATTACTTGGCGAAGAACTCAAAAGCATTGACCTGCGCCGCTTCGATACTACCGCCAATGAAATGCGCCTGGTCTTCTATTTCAGCGCGCGCAAGGCCGATGCCATTGCCCGTATTTCTAACCGCATTCACGAAAAATACGCTCATGCTACGATCAGCGTTGTGGAGCAGAATAACCTGCTGGGCGGATAA
- a CDS encoding SRPBCC family protein translates to MKYTCEILLDLPRQRVIELFDNPDNLAKWQAGLKSFEHFEGQEGEPGAKSRLFYDEGGREIEMVETIIARNLPDEFSATYEAKGVFNKISNSFSEVGENQTRWVMDSEFIFSGLMRLMAIFMRGAFPKQTLKGMQSFKVFAEHEGV, encoded by the coding sequence ATGAAATATACATGTGAAATCTTGCTCGACCTACCTCGCCAGCGCGTGATTGAATTATTCGATAATCCGGATAATTTAGCCAAGTGGCAGGCGGGCTTGAAATCTTTTGAGCACTTTGAAGGGCAGGAAGGGGAACCTGGGGCAAAATCACGCCTTTTTTATGATGAGGGTGGTCGTGAAATTGAGATGGTGGAAACCATTATTGCCCGCAACCTTCCGGATGAATTTTCCGCAACCTATGAGGCGAAAGGTGTCTTTAATAAAATCTCAAATTCTTTTTCTGAAGTAGGTGAGAATCAAACGCGTTGGGTGATGGACTCCGAATTTATATTTAGTGGCCTAATGCGTTTGATGGCCATTTTCATGCGCGGCGCTTTTCCAAAACAAACCTTGAAAGGTATGCAAAGCTTCAAGGTTTTTGCTGAACATGAAGGCGTATGA
- a CDS encoding protoheme IX farnesyltransferase has translation MIKNLQFRSPFARLSLLVLVSMLILLIGGALIRQFGAANACGGWPLCGDGLALPEDRLEWMQVAHRLTVGLVGGVMLILLRGAWRSQRTQTPILVTTTATAALYLLQSMLGALKVTREFPFYLIALHAATAVAVWMALLLQVYFVGRAARSGEEESLEAAEAVQRVDVARDFLALTKPIVVALLLVTTYAGMVIGAKAWPSVALTFWVLLGGFLAAGGSGAINQYIDRYDDIKMQRTQKRPLPAGRLTPGEGLAFGVVMTLTSFYLLAAFVNLLAALLSLAGIIYYVFLYSIWLKKATVQNIVIGGGAGAIPPLVGWAAATGSLNIPALFLFAVVFMWTPPHFWALAIVRSKDYARAGVPMLPVVRGEKETRTKIFIYTIELVVLTMLLPIFGLGGSIYLVLAGLLGIWLLTSAWKVWRQGGNKLAWKMYRHSSMYLAFLFIALMVDALN, from the coding sequence ATGATTAAGAATTTGCAATTTCGCTCCCCGTTTGCCCGGCTCTCTTTGCTGGTTTTGGTCAGTATGTTGATCCTGTTGATCGGCGGAGCATTGATTCGACAGTTCGGCGCGGCGAATGCCTGTGGCGGCTGGCCGTTGTGCGGGGATGGCCTGGCTCTCCCGGAGGATCGCCTGGAGTGGATGCAGGTTGCTCACCGTCTGACTGTGGGGCTGGTCGGCGGGGTGATGCTGATTCTGCTCCGGGGAGCGTGGCGCTCCCAACGCACGCAGACTCCCATTTTGGTTACCACCACCGCAACCGCCGCGCTGTATCTGTTGCAATCCATGCTCGGCGCGCTGAAAGTGACGCGTGAATTTCCTTTCTATTTGATCGCATTGCATGCTGCCACGGCGGTCGCCGTGTGGATGGCGTTGCTGTTGCAAGTTTATTTTGTGGGGCGGGCGGCGCGTTCGGGTGAAGAAGAAAGCCTGGAAGCCGCCGAAGCTGTACAGCGCGTGGATGTGGCCCGTGATTTTCTGGCGCTCACCAAGCCGATTGTGGTCGCGCTATTGTTGGTGACCACCTACGCCGGGATGGTGATTGGGGCCAAAGCCTGGCCCTCAGTGGCGCTTACCTTTTGGGTGCTGCTGGGCGGATTTCTGGCCGCGGGCGGTTCTGGGGCAATCAACCAATATATTGACCGCTACGACGACATCAAAATGCAGCGCACGCAAAAACGCCCCCTGCCCGCCGGGCGGCTGACTCCTGGCGAGGGGTTGGCTTTTGGGGTGGTGATGACGCTAACTTCGTTTTACTTGCTGGCCGCGTTTGTAAATTTACTGGCGGCGCTGCTCTCGTTGGCGGGGATCATTTATTATGTTTTTTTATATAGTATCTGGCTGAAAAAAGCCACTGTGCAGAATATCGTCATCGGTGGCGGCGCGGGGGCGATTCCTCCGCTGGTGGGTTGGGCTGCGGCTACGGGGAGCCTTAATATTCCGGCGCTTTTTCTCTTTGCGGTGGTCTTTATGTGGACTCCACCCCACTTTTGGGCGTTAGCCATCGTGCGCAGCAAAGATTATGCCCGCGCCGGTGTCCCCATGCTGCCGGTGGTGCGCGGCGAAAAAGAGACCCGCACGAAAATCTTCATCTACACAATTGAGCTGGTTGTGCTGACGATGCTGCTGCCGATCTTTGGTCTGGGGGGGAGTATCTACCTTGTGCTGGCAGGTTTATTGGGCATCTGGTTGCTAACATCAGCCTGGAAAGTTTGGCGGCAAGGGGGTAATAAACTAGCCTGGAAGATGTACCGCCATTCGAGTATGTATCTGGCCTTTTTGTTCATTGCCCTGATGGTGGACGCGCTGAATTAG
- a CDS encoding SURF1 family protein: MLKTLFSRRYIFLTLIVPLAVMVMIRLGFWQLDRLEQRRAFNAHIAAVSVAPSLDLTANALDSDLESMEYRAVTVSGEFDHSQEIAIRNQAWGDQPGVHLLTPLKITGSDQAVLVDRGWIPLEAYQRGDWTAYEVAGTDVIEGMLRLSQAEPTFGGRPDPTPQPGETLRAWNFVNLQAIARQIPNPLLNVYIQQAPDAANLQPPYRSLPEFELTEGPHLGYAVQWFIFATILGVGYPMYVRRETHD, encoded by the coding sequence ATGCTTAAGACATTATTTAGCCGTCGTTATATATTCCTCACCCTCATTGTGCCGCTGGCCGTCATGGTGATGATTCGCTTGGGATTCTGGCAGCTCGACCGCCTGGAACAGCGCCGCGCCTTCAACGCGCATATCGCCGCGGTGTCTGTTGCCCCCTCGCTGGATTTGACCGCCAATGCTCTTGATAGCGACCTTGAAAGCATGGAATATCGCGCCGTTACGGTGAGTGGCGAATTTGACCACAGCCAGGAGATTGCCATTCGTAACCAGGCCTGGGGGGATCAGCCCGGTGTGCATCTGCTCACCCCGCTCAAAATTACCGGCAGCGATCAGGCTGTTTTGGTTGACCGCGGCTGGATTCCTTTGGAGGCTTATCAACGCGGCGATTGGACGGCGTATGAAGTTGCGGGGACAGATGTCATCGAGGGGATGCTCCGCCTTTCGCAGGCAGAACCCACCTTTGGGGGGCGTCCCGACCCCACCCCTCAACCGGGCGAAACACTCCGGGCGTGGAATTTTGTCAATTTGCAGGCCATCGCGCGGCAAATCCCCAATCCGTTGCTGAACGTGTATATCCAGCAAGCCCCTGACGCGGCCAATCTGCAACCGCCCTACCGCAGCCTGCCTGAATTCGAGTTGACCGAAGGTCCGCATCTGGGGTATGCTGTACAGTGGTTTATTTTCGCCACGATTTTGGGCGTGGGTTACCCGATGTACGTTCGCCGAGAGACACATGATTAA
- a CDS encoding heme-copper oxidase subunit III, which yields MSTNTSDIRSSYAYKTGTNRLGLWLFLLSDSFVFAGLLVSRFYLLGNTRPHLEQTLGLVVTAMLLVSSFFMNRAETAIAHGDQKTFLNGTLITLILGVVFLIGVVGVEWQLAPFSASDGAHGAVFYMMTGMHAFHVLTGVIFLAIVYRNGRKGLYSAEKHWQVEAAAVYWHFIDVVWIFFYPALYLIGTVAG from the coding sequence ATGAGCACTAATACTTCCGATATTCGTTCCAGCTATGCCTATAAAACCGGCACCAACCGCCTCGGGTTATGGCTCTTCCTGCTCTCGGACAGCTTCGTATTTGCCGGGCTGCTAGTTTCGCGTTTCTATTTGTTGGGGAATACCCGTCCGCACCTGGAGCAGACGCTGGGCTTGGTTGTCACCGCTATGCTGTTGGTGAGCAGCTTCTTTATGAACCGTGCTGAAACGGCGATTGCCCACGGCGATCAAAAGACTTTCCTGAATGGCACGCTGATTACTCTGATCCTGGGTGTTGTCTTCCTGATTGGCGTTGTCGGCGTAGAGTGGCAATTAGCCCCCTTTAGCGCCTCCGACGGCGCACATGGCGCGGTTTTCTATATGATGACGGGGATGCACGCTTTTCACGTACTCACTGGCGTGATCTTTTTGGCAATTGTCTATCGCAATGGGCGCAAAGGATTATATTCTGCCGAAAAGCACTGGCAGGTAGAAGCCGCTGCCGTATACTGGCATTTCATCGATGTGGTGTGGATTTTCTTCTATCCGGCGCTATATTTAATCGGAACGGTTGCTGGATAA
- a CDS encoding cytochrome C oxidase subunit IV family protein: protein MENTTKQKALKFGVYVFIILAVLTAGEYAVAVFGGAWWSVLVIIALIKAWFVVQHYMHLPRLFAEEGSHEH, encoded by the coding sequence ATGGAAAATACTACAAAGCAAAAAGCCTTAAAATTCGGCGTTTATGTCTTTATCATCCTGGCCGTGCTGACCGCAGGTGAATATGCCGTTGCTGTTTTTGGCGGCGCGTGGTGGTCCGTGTTGGTGATTATCGCTCTCATCAAAGCCTGGTTTGTCGTTCAACATTATATGCATCTGCCGCGCTTGTTTGCCGAGGAGGGCAGCCATGAGCACTAA
- a CDS encoding SCO family protein — protein sequence MKIKLIVELGIGLLVGIVLVAIGAFVFKQPYTYQGSLIDPPAPTSDFTLKANGGTTFQLSEQHGKIVLLFFGYTRCPDVCPTTLYDFKQIKASLGEQADEIRFVFITVDPERDTIDLLGQFVTAFDSDFIALSGELDELQPVYAAYGVYRQKNDVGSAAGYLMDHTARVYVIDPNGNLRLTFPFGMAPEAMTEDIIHLLKE from the coding sequence ATGAAAATCAAATTGATCGTGGAATTAGGTATTGGGTTGTTGGTAGGGATTGTGCTGGTAGCAATCGGTGCATTTGTCTTCAAGCAGCCCTATACCTATCAAGGCTCGCTGATTGATCCGCCTGCTCCGACCAGCGATTTCACACTCAAGGCCAATGGCGGCACAACTTTTCAACTGAGTGAGCAGCACGGAAAGATCGTGCTGCTTTTCTTCGGCTACACGCGCTGCCCCGATGTTTGCCCGACCACGCTGTACGACTTCAAGCAAATCAAGGCCAGTTTGGGTGAACAAGCCGACGAGATTCGATTTGTATTCATCACCGTAGACCCGGAACGCGATACAATCGACTTGCTGGGCCAATTCGTCACCGCTTTTGATTCCGATTTCATCGCCCTGAGCGGGGAACTGGACGAGTTGCAACCCGTCTATGCTGCCTACGGCGTTTACCGCCAGAAGAATGATGTCGGCAGCGCGGCGGGATACTTGATGGATCATACCGCCCGTGTGTATGTGATTGATCCCAACGGCAACCTGCGCCTGACGTTTCCTTTTGGCATGGCCCCCGAGGCAATGACAGAAGATATTATTCACCTGTTGAAAGAATAA
- a CDS encoding polyphosphate polymerase domain-containing protein, whose product MNNNPYRYEIKMVADALYLGEVRSWVFTHPNAFQIAYPPRQVNNIYFDTRDRDLMKDHINGAANREKFRFRWYGESWLANGGQIEIKKKRGMLGYKTTQKIIAPMDIARLNWGEIAAALKQECTHEFTFLVENLIPVLINHYQREYYISMDGRIRVTLDYQMRAFEQAFGLSPNLKFPQLQLDNVIIEMKAAEADHARIANSLAQFPLRCTQNSKYLNGLGAF is encoded by the coding sequence ATGAACAACAATCCTTACCGCTATGAAATAAAAATGGTCGCCGATGCACTCTATCTGGGCGAAGTGCGCAGTTGGGTTTTTACGCATCCTAATGCTTTTCAAATTGCTTACCCGCCGCGCCAGGTGAATAATATTTATTTCGACACCCGCGACCGCGACCTGATGAAAGATCATATTAACGGGGCAGCCAATCGCGAAAAATTCCGCTTTCGCTGGTATGGAGAAAGCTGGCTGGCAAACGGGGGACAAATTGAAATCAAGAAAAAACGCGGTATGTTGGGGTATAAAACCACCCAGAAGATTATAGCCCCCATGGATATTGCCCGTCTCAACTGGGGAGAGATCGCAGCCGCTCTGAAACAGGAATGCACCCATGAATTCACCTTTTTGGTGGAAAATCTGATCCCGGTGCTCATCAACCACTATCAACGCGAATACTACATCAGCATGGATGGGCGCATCCGCGTGACGCTCGATTATCAGATGCGCGCCTTCGAGCAAGCTTTTGGGCTGAGTCCCAATCTCAAATTCCCCCAATTGCAACTTGATAATGTCATCATCGAAATGAAAGCCGCCGAAGCCGACCATGCGCGCATTGCCAATTCGTTAGCACAATTCCCTTTGCGCTGTACACAAAACTCGAAATATCTGAATGGCTTGGGAGCGTTTTAG